Proteins found in one Mixophyes fleayi isolate aMixFle1 chromosome 8, aMixFle1.hap1, whole genome shotgun sequence genomic segment:
- the MBD4 gene encoding methyl-CpG-binding domain protein 4 gives MILLKSNMAAPMMDRRQEIEPKEAETIGSQVTSLQESHSDEVSKDADSGVLETLPEGWKKIIKQRQSGKTAGKYDLLFVSPQGTKLRSRCALVRYLNSNHVKIKIEDFGFLVPPQRKLIKQERSIQCMEPVMACNSKDREDSSMSIQCLPREHVVEALSNTGIVQSTEEDLLIVDEKEKNVLIKKDVGRKRVRSHRRVSERGSKESDRIKKPRKYSSSKQDAQVRKRKYNKRINVRKKPKEGSSSELDPIIGSQLPIPNQVLHCKKTEDQVEPVLTPAEKTEDQTDPCAVQQLPDTETEKAASDSYQQDNNETRDFIPRSQVEKRKTSHYFSKNATKEALVPPRRKAFAKWTPPRSPFNLVQETLFHDPWKLLLATIFLNKTSGKMAIPALWEFLEKYPSAEVARAAAWEEMAELLQPLGLHNLRAKTIVRFSDEYLSKKWRYPIELHGIGKYGNDSYRIFCVNEWKKVQPEDHKLNKYHAWLRENKEQLGLD, from the exons ATGATCCTGCTGAAATCTAACATGGCGGCCCCCATGATGGACAG GAGACAAGAAATTGAACCCAAAGAAGCAGAAACTATAGGTTCCCAGGTCACTTCACTGCAAGAATCACACAGCGATGAGGTTTCTAAAGATGCCGACTCGGGTGTCCTGGAAACACTTCCTGAGggctggaaaaaaataataaaacagagaCAATCAGGAAAAACGGCTGGAAAATATGACCTGTTATTTGTAAG CCCTCAAGGGACCAAGCTCAGATCGAGATGTGCTCTTGTAAGATATCTTAATTCTAACCATGTCAAAATCAAAATTGAAGACTTTGGGTTTTTGGTTCCACCACAGAGGAAATTAATAAAACAGGAAAGGAGTATACAATGTATGGAACCAGTAATGGCATGTAACAGCAAAGATAGAGAAGACAGCTCGATGTCCATCCAATGTCTGCCAAGAGAACACGTGGTAGAGGCTCTAAGTAACACTGGAATTGTACAAAGTACAGAAGAGGATTTACTTATTGtggatgaaaaagaaaaaaatgtgcttATAAAGAAAGACGTTGGTAGGAAAAGAGTTAGAAGTCACAGGAGGGTGTCAGAAAGAGGGTCAAAAGAAAGTGACAGAATTAAAAAGCCGAGAAAATATTCTTCCTCTAAGCAAGATGCGCAAGTTAGAAagagaaaatacaataaaaggaTCAATGTAAGGAAAAAACCCAAAGAGGGGTCATCAAGTGAACTAGACCCAATAATCGGCTCTCAGTTACCAATCCCCAATCAAGTACTTCACTGTAAAAAGACAGAGGATCAAGTGGAGCCAGTACTGACACCCGCAGAGAAGACAGAAGATCAGACAGACCCGTGTGCTGTCCAGCAGCTGCCTGACACTGAGACGGAGAAAGCAGCCAGTGACTCCTATCAGCAGGACAACAATGAAACAAGAG attTCATCCCAAGGTCACAAGTGGAGAAGAGGAAGACCAGCCACTATTTCTCCAAAAATGCCACCAAAGAAG CTCTGGTGCCGCCCCGCAGGAAAGCTTTCGCCAAGTGGACCCCTCCTCGGTCTCCTTTCAATCTAGTTCAGGAAACGCTGTTCCATGATCCCTGGAAGCTTCTTCTCGCCACTATTTTCCTGAACAAGACCTCAG GGAAAATGGCGATACCGGCCTTGTGGGAATTCTTAGAGAAATATCCCAGCGCTGAGGTCGCCAGAGCAGCCGCatgggaggagatggctgaaCTTTTGCAGCCGCTCGGACTCCATAATCTCAGGGCAAAGACCATTGTCAGGTTTTCAG ACGAATATCTCTCTAAGAAGTGGCGATATCCCATTGAACTTCATGGGATTGGGAAGTACGGCAATGATTCCTATCGCATCTTCTGTGTGAACGAGTGGAAAAAG GTGCAGCCAGAGGATCACAAGCTGAATAAATATCATGCCTGGTTGCGGGAGAACAAGGAACAGCTTGGCCTGGACTAA